One Desulfobulbus oligotrophicus DNA segment encodes these proteins:
- a CDS encoding IS5 family transposase: protein MRGPDIQQQKLFSYLSPESRVPQTHPLRPIRIMADKALKELSPVFRELYSRTGRPSIPPEQLLRSLLLQILYSIRSERMLVEQLDYNLLFRWFVGLSMDEAIWDHSVYSKNRERILHSDLAVMFLRSICSQAEAAGLLSDDHFTVDGTLIETWASLKSFRPKDEEPPVSTGGNRNPAVDFHGKKRRNDTHASVTDPESRLFRKGKGKEARLCFMGHVLMENRNGLVVDTRLTQATGTAEREAALSMASDIPGTHRVTIGADKGYDCKEFVDDLRSLTVTPHVAQKVKGSAIDGRTTRHAGYAVSRKKRKRVEEIFGWMKTVAWLRKARYKGEEKIDWLFTLSAAAYNMVRMRNLGVVASG from the coding sequence ATGCGCGGTCCTGACATTCAGCAACAAAAATTGTTCAGCTATCTCTCCCCCGAATCCCGGGTTCCCCAAACGCATCCCCTGCGCCCTATCCGAATCATGGCTGATAAAGCGCTGAAGGAACTCTCTCCCGTGTTTCGGGAACTCTACTCACGAACAGGACGACCATCGATTCCGCCCGAGCAACTGCTTCGCTCCCTGCTGCTGCAAATCCTTTATTCGATCCGGAGCGAGCGGATGTTGGTGGAACAGCTTGATTACAATCTTCTTTTTCGCTGGTTTGTCGGCCTGTCCATGGATGAAGCAATTTGGGATCACTCCGTCTATTCCAAAAACAGGGAGCGCATTCTGCACAGTGATCTTGCGGTGATGTTCTTGCGATCCATCTGTTCCCAAGCCGAGGCAGCCGGACTCTTGTCTGACGACCATTTCACCGTTGACGGCACACTGATCGAAACGTGGGCATCGCTGAAGAGCTTTCGGCCCAAAGATGAGGAGCCTCCGGTCTCTACCGGCGGCAACCGCAATCCGGCAGTGGATTTCCACGGGAAAAAGCGTCGCAATGACACGCACGCATCGGTCACCGATCCAGAATCCCGGCTGTTCAGAAAAGGAAAAGGCAAGGAGGCCAGGCTCTGCTTCATGGGGCATGTGCTGATGGAAAATCGGAACGGTTTGGTCGTCGATACCCGCCTGACCCAGGCAACCGGGACGGCGGAGCGCGAGGCCGCCCTTTCCATGGCTTCGGATATTCCGGGCACACATCGAGTCACCATCGGCGCGGACAAAGGGTATGACTGCAAGGAGTTCGTCGATGACCTGCGCAGCCTGACCGTTACTCCACATGTAGCACAGAAAGTCAAAGGCTCCGCCATCGATGGCCGGACCACCCGTCATGCAGGTTATGCCGTGAGTCGGAAGAAACGCAAACGGGTGGAAGAGATATTTGGCTGGATGAAGACCGTCGCCTGGTTGCGCAAAGCCAGGTACAAGGGTGAGGAAAAGATTGACTGGCTCTTCACGCTCTCAGCGGCAGCCTACAACATGGTCCGAATGCGTAATCTGGGGGTAGTTGCCTCCGGGTAG
- a CDS encoding secondary thiamine-phosphate synthase enzyme YjbQ codes for MKSYHKELWFDVPARRAFINITPQVEECLRESGIQEGLLLCNAMHITASVFINDDESGLHHDYEVWLEKLAPHEPVSQYRHNSYEDNADAHLKRQVMGREVVVAVTGGKLHFGTWEQIFYGEFDGRRRKRVLVKIIGE; via the coding sequence ATGAAAAGTTATCACAAAGAACTCTGGTTTGATGTCCCTGCAAGACGTGCGTTTATCAACATCACCCCACAGGTTGAGGAGTGCCTTCGTGAAAGTGGGATTCAGGAGGGGTTATTGCTGTGCAATGCCATGCATATCACGGCTTCGGTCTTTATTAATGATGATGAATCCGGATTGCACCACGACTATGAGGTCTGGCTGGAAAAGTTGGCCCCGCACGAGCCGGTGAGCCAGTATCGTCATAACAGTTATGAAGATAATGCTGATGCTCACCTCAAAAGGCAGGTCATGGGGCGGGAGGTGGTGGTGGCGGTTACCGGCGGTAAGTTGCATTTCGGCACCTGGGAGCAGATCTTTTACGGTGAATTTGATGGCCGCCGTAGAAAACGGGTCCTGGTTAAAATCATCGGTGAGTAG
- a CDS encoding HD domain-containing phosphohydrolase gives MKSAKPLIFIVDDVPENIQLAITHLHELDCDFAYATSGEQALERIASTQPELILMDVMMPGMSGFQVTEELRKDAATNSIPIIFLTARTESVAVAKGFNIGGVDYVTKPFKGVELQSRVRTHLELHSYRTNLERLVEERTHEAELLKDVIIEAMGELAEYRDPETGNHIQRTRAYVQLLAKTLVEQGHFLDVLTTDYITLLWKSAPLHDIGKVAIRDSILLKPGKLTDEEFEAMKKHTLFGEEVIANLEQMAGQPTSFLNCAKDIAGTHHEKYDGSGYPRGLVGDAIPLAGRIMAVADVYDALISRRVYKTSMHHEQALTIMLEGKGSHFDPIILDAFVVVEPDFRRIAANNAD, from the coding sequence ATGAAATCAGCAAAGCCGTTGATCTTCATCGTTGACGATGTGCCGGAAAATATACAGCTTGCCATCACCCATCTCCATGAACTTGACTGTGATTTTGCCTATGCGACCTCCGGTGAACAGGCATTGGAGCGAATTGCCTCCACACAGCCGGAACTTATCCTCATGGATGTGATGATGCCGGGAATGAGCGGATTTCAGGTGACTGAGGAGCTCAGAAAAGACGCTGCGACCAACTCTATCCCGATAATTTTTCTTACTGCCCGTACAGAATCAGTGGCCGTGGCCAAAGGATTTAACATCGGTGGCGTTGATTATGTCACCAAGCCGTTCAAAGGGGTGGAGTTGCAATCACGAGTTCGTACGCACCTTGAACTCCACTCGTATCGAACGAACCTTGAACGGTTGGTGGAAGAACGAACCCATGAAGCAGAACTGTTAAAGGATGTGATCATTGAGGCCATGGGTGAATTGGCAGAGTACCGTGATCCGGAGACAGGCAACCACATTCAACGCACCCGGGCCTATGTTCAGCTGCTGGCCAAAACCCTGGTCGAACAGGGACATTTTCTTGATGTACTCACCACTGATTACATCACCTTGCTCTGGAAATCGGCACCATTGCATGATATCGGCAAGGTGGCCATTCGAGACTCCATTCTTCTCAAGCCCGGGAAATTGACCGACGAAGAGTTCGAGGCCATGAAGAAGCACACGTTGTTCGGTGAAGAGGTCATTGCCAATTTAGAACAGATGGCCGGGCAACCGACATCTTTTCTCAACTGCGCCAAAGATATTGCCGGCACTCATCACGAAAAATATGATGGGAGCGGGTACCCCCGGGGCCTGGTCGGGGATGCTATCCCCCTTGCCGGTCGGATTATGGCCGTGGCAGACGTTTATGATGCATTGATCTCCAGACGTGTTTACAAGACCTCTATGCACCACGAACAGGCTCTGACTATCATGCTGGAAGGCAAGGGGAGTCACTTTGATCCGATCATACTTGATGCCTTTGTGGTGGTTGAACCGGATTTCCGCCGGATTGCTGCCAATAATGCTGATTAA
- the tsaA gene encoding tRNA (N6-threonylcarbamoyladenosine(37)-N6)-methyltransferase TrmO — protein MHPVIPIGTIYSPHTSIENMPIQPKGAAEFQGMVVVDEQYIDGLQDLAGFSHIYLLYSFHKATRTELLVTPFLDQQTRGVFATRSPLRPNHIGLSIVQLKRIDGNTLYVQGIDVLDGTPLLDIKPYAEKFDAVKNSRSGWMQASEKEIREKRSDSRFS, from the coding sequence ATGCATCCTGTCATTCCCATCGGTACCATATATTCACCGCACACATCGATTGAAAATATGCCTATCCAGCCGAAGGGTGCAGCAGAGTTTCAAGGGATGGTTGTGGTGGATGAACAGTACATCGATGGACTGCAGGATCTTGCCGGCTTCAGCCATATATACCTCTTGTACAGTTTTCATAAGGCAACTCGAACAGAACTGCTGGTTACCCCATTTCTTGATCAGCAGACAAGAGGTGTTTTTGCCACCCGCTCCCCATTGCGACCCAACCATATCGGACTGTCCATTGTTCAGCTGAAACGTATTGATGGCAACACACTCTATGTACAGGGCATAGACGTGCTTGATGGAACCCCCTTATTGGATATCAAGCCTTATGCTGAAAAATTTGATGCCGTAAAAAATAGCCGCTCCGGATGGATGCAAGCCAGTGAAAAGGAGATTCGAGAAAAACGATCTGACAGCAGATTCAGCTGA